A single Thunnus thynnus chromosome 6, fThuThy2.1, whole genome shotgun sequence DNA region contains:
- the si:ch211-156j16.1 gene encoding uncharacterized protein si:ch211-156j16.1 isoform X3 produces the protein MNVQLLLLLALAGPFCAFTHASPTGTPTDALPGITTEQPSATDLLLTTLSTTVETTDAPKEDLTSVTNTPTTAPAAAPEAATVAVTVADIPSVTEDHVSETNAPVPASTAASQPLTTHLPVVETEAPTDPAKVKDQTEATGAAEEGTGDEVVMEEGTEDGLSSGQVVGIVIGALLAVVIVIAVVIAVVRRMGKYSSAKNKKPAKKDSAMVYFTEYRLKIIPDLRYTLKGPLRKKSAKQQERSKFWKF, from the exons GCCCTACAGGAACCCCTACAGATGCTCTTCCAGGCATTACCACAGAACAACCTTCAGCAACTGATCTTCTCCTGACCACTCTCAGCACAACAGTTGAGACTACAGATGCTCCAAAAGAGGATCTTACTTCCGTCACTAATACTCCTACAACAGCTCCAGCAGCGGCCCCTGAGGCTGCAACAGTTGCCGTCACTGTGGCAGACATTCCCTCTGTTACCGAGGACCACGTCAGTGAGACAAATGCCCCCGTTCCTGCTTCTACTGCAGCATCACAACCCCTTACCACTCATCTTCCTGTTGTGGAAACCGAAGCCCCCACTGATCCAGCAAAGGTTAAGGACCAAACTGAGGCGACGGGAGCCGCTGAGGAAGGCACGGGTGACGAGGTGGTCATGGAAGAAGGCACAGAGG ATGGCCTGAGCTCTGGCCAGGTAGTCGGCATCGTGATTGGCGCTCTGTTGGCAGTGGTCATCGTCATTGCCGTGGTGATTGCTGTTGTGAGGAGGATGGGCAAATACTC GTCTGCCAAGAACAAAAAACCTGCGAAAAAAGACAGCGCTATG gtttatttCACAGAATATCGTCTAAAAATCATCCCTGACTTAAGATACACTTTAAAAGGG CCCCTGAGGAAAAAGTCGGCCAAGCAGCAGGAGCGCTCGAAGTTCTGGAAATTCTGA
- the si:ch211-156j16.1 gene encoding uncharacterized protein si:ch211-156j16.1 isoform X2, giving the protein MNVQLLLLLALAGPFCAFTHASPTGTPTDALPGITTEQPSATDLLLTTLSTTVETTDAPKEDLTSVTNTPTTAPAAAPEAATVAVTVADIPSVTEDHVSETNAPVPASTAASQPLTTHLPVVETEAPTDPAKVKDQTEATGAAEEGTGDEVVMEEGTEDGLSSGQVVGIVIGALLAVVIVIAVVIAVVRRMGKYSSAKNKKPAKKDSAMVSVYFTEYRLKIIPDLRYTLKGPLRKKSAKQQERSKFWKF; this is encoded by the exons GCCCTACAGGAACCCCTACAGATGCTCTTCCAGGCATTACCACAGAACAACCTTCAGCAACTGATCTTCTCCTGACCACTCTCAGCACAACAGTTGAGACTACAGATGCTCCAAAAGAGGATCTTACTTCCGTCACTAATACTCCTACAACAGCTCCAGCAGCGGCCCCTGAGGCTGCAACAGTTGCCGTCACTGTGGCAGACATTCCCTCTGTTACCGAGGACCACGTCAGTGAGACAAATGCCCCCGTTCCTGCTTCTACTGCAGCATCACAACCCCTTACCACTCATCTTCCTGTTGTGGAAACCGAAGCCCCCACTGATCCAGCAAAGGTTAAGGACCAAACTGAGGCGACGGGAGCCGCTGAGGAAGGCACGGGTGACGAGGTGGTCATGGAAGAAGGCACAGAGG ATGGCCTGAGCTCTGGCCAGGTAGTCGGCATCGTGATTGGCGCTCTGTTGGCAGTGGTCATCGTCATTGCCGTGGTGATTGCTGTTGTGAGGAGGATGGGCAAATACTC GTCTGCCAAGAACAAAAAACCTGCGAAAAAAGACAGCGCTATGGTTTCT gtttatttCACAGAATATCGTCTAAAAATCATCCCTGACTTAAGATACACTTTAAAAGGG CCCCTGAGGAAAAAGTCGGCCAAGCAGCAGGAGCGCTCGAAGTTCTGGAAATTCTGA
- the si:ch211-156j16.1 gene encoding uncharacterized protein si:ch211-156j16.1 isoform X1, with the protein MNVQLLLLLALAGPFCAFTHASPTGTPTDALPGITTEQPSATDLLLTTLSTTVETTDAPKEDLTSVTNTPTTAPAAAPEAATVAVTVADIPSVTEDHVSETNAPVPASTAASQPLTTHLPVVETEAPTDPAKVKDQTEATGAAEEGTGDEVVMEEGTEDGLSSGQVVGIVIGALLAVVIVIAVVIAVVRRMGKYSSAKNKKPAKKDSAMVSVNFPYLNLSSNHFNASSPFISQTCKTSFTQKLLTKFDSCCSFC; encoded by the exons GCCCTACAGGAACCCCTACAGATGCTCTTCCAGGCATTACCACAGAACAACCTTCAGCAACTGATCTTCTCCTGACCACTCTCAGCACAACAGTTGAGACTACAGATGCTCCAAAAGAGGATCTTACTTCCGTCACTAATACTCCTACAACAGCTCCAGCAGCGGCCCCTGAGGCTGCAACAGTTGCCGTCACTGTGGCAGACATTCCCTCTGTTACCGAGGACCACGTCAGTGAGACAAATGCCCCCGTTCCTGCTTCTACTGCAGCATCACAACCCCTTACCACTCATCTTCCTGTTGTGGAAACCGAAGCCCCCACTGATCCAGCAAAGGTTAAGGACCAAACTGAGGCGACGGGAGCCGCTGAGGAAGGCACGGGTGACGAGGTGGTCATGGAAGAAGGCACAGAGG ATGGCCTGAGCTCTGGCCAGGTAGTCGGCATCGTGATTGGCGCTCTGTTGGCAGTGGTCATCGTCATTGCCGTGGTGATTGCTGTTGTGAGGAGGATGGGCAAATACTC GTCTGCCAAGAACAAAAAACCTGCGAAAAAAGACAGCGCTATGGTTTCTGTAAATTTTCCCTATTTGAATCTTTCATCTAACCACTTTAACGCCTCCTCCCCCTTTATTTCACAGACGTGTAAGACGTCTTTTACCCAAAAACTACTGACAAAGTTTGACAGTTGCTGCTCCTTTTGCTGA